The proteins below come from a single Rosa rugosa chromosome 2, drRosRugo1.1, whole genome shotgun sequence genomic window:
- the LOC133728024 gene encoding probable bifunctional methylthioribulose-1-phosphate dehydratase/enolase-phosphatase E1 1 isoform X2, with the protein MAAVALNGVKLGTTSQAYLESQPVNDTKVLISDLCRQFYNLGWVSGTGGSITIKVHDESVPKPQQLVIMSPSGVQKERMLPEDMYVLSPTGSVLSSPSPKPYPNKPPKCSDCGPLFMKAYEMCNAGAVIHSHGIESCLVTMINPLSKEFRITHMEMIKGIKGHGYYDELVVPIIENTAYEYELTESLAKAIEAYPKATAVLVRNHGIYVWGDSWISAKTQAECYHYLFDAAIKLNQLGLDWSTPLHGPIHLGSRKHRDISTKAGTVDSDNKYEPARRCIVLDIEGTTTPISFVTDVLFPYARDNVGRHLSATYDDAETKDDIKLLRSQVQDDLEKGVVGAVPIPSDEAGKEEVVGALVANVESMIKADRKITALKQLQGHIWRTGFEKNELKGVVFEDVPEALMKWHDQGIKVYIYSSGSRLAQRLLFGYSNYGDLRKYLSGFFDTTVGNKKETRSYAEIAESVGVDRPSEVLFVTDVFQEAVAAKAAGLEVIVSIRPGNGALPDSHGFKTINSFSEI; encoded by the exons ATGGCAGCAGTGGCACTGAACGGAGTGAAACTCGGAACGACGTCGCAGGCTTACTTGGAAAGCCAACCAGTCAACGACACCAAGGTTCTGATATCCGACCTGTGCCGCCAGTTCTACAACCTGGGATGGGTGTCGGGGACCGGTGGAAGCATCACAATCAAAGTCCACGATGAGTCTGTTCCTAAGCCTCAGCAACTCGTCATCATGTCTCCCTCTG GCGTTCAGAAGGAGAGAATGTTACCAGAGGACATGTATGTGTTATCTCCCACTGGGTCTGTCTTGAGTTCTCCGTCTCCGAAGCCCTATCCGAACAAGCCTCCCAAGTGTTCCGACTGTGGTCCACTCTTTATGAAG GCATATGAGATGTGCAATGCGGGAGCTGTTATTCATAGTCATGGCATAGAATCTTGTCTTGTAACCATGATCAACCCATTATCCAAAGAATTTCGA ATTACTCATATGGAGATGATAAAAGGAATCAAAGGGCATGGTTATTATGATGAACTTGTGGTCCCGATAATAGAGAATACCGCCTATGAGTATGAGCTCACCGAGTCCCTTGCCAAAGCT ATTGAAGCATACCCCAAAGCAACAGCTGTGCTTGTTCGTAACCATGGCATCTATGTATGGGGAGACTCTTGGATCAGTGCTAAGACTCAG GCCGAATGTTATCACTATCTCTTTGATGCTGCTATCAAACTGAACCAGTTGGGTTTGGATTGGTCTACTCCACTCCATGGTCCTATACATTTAGGAAGTCGTAAGCACAGAGATATATCTACGAAGGCAGGGACTGTGGATTCAGATAACAAATATGAGCCAGCAAGG CGATGCATTGTTCTTGACATTGAGGGAACTACTACTCCCATATCATTTGTGACTGATGTTCTCTTTCCATATGCTCGCGATAATGTGGGGAGGCATTTGTCTGCAACATACGACGATGCAGAAACAAAGGATGACATAAAATTGTTGCGGTCCCAG GTTCAAGATGACCTGGAAAAAGGCGTTGTTGGTGCTGTTCCCATCCCCTCTGACGAAGCTGGGAAAGAGGAGGTTGTTGGAGCTTTGGTTGCTAATGTTGAATCAATGATAAAGGCTGATCGAAAGATCACTGCATTGAAACAATTGCAA GGTCATATATGGCGAACTGGATTTGAAAAGAACGAATTAAAGGGTGTAGTGTTTGAGGATGTACCAGAAGCTCTGATGAAATGGCATGATCAGGGCATAAAG GTGTACATATACTCCAGCGGTAGCAGGTTGGCTCAAAGGCTTTTATTTGGCTACTCAAACTATGGGGACCTGAGAAAATATTTGTCTGGATTTTTTGACACCACAGTGGG GAACAAAAAAGAAACCAGAAGTTATGCTGAAATCgcagaatctgttggagttgatagGCCATCAGAGGTTTTGTTTGTGACGGACGTTTTTCAAGAAGCTGTAGCTGCAAAAGCGGCAG GATTGGAAGTGATTGTTTCTATCAGACCAGGAAATGGGGCTCTTCCAGACTCTCATGGATTTAAGACAATCAATTCTTTCTCAGAGATCTGA
- the LOC133728024 gene encoding probable bifunctional methylthioribulose-1-phosphate dehydratase/enolase-phosphatase E1 1 isoform X1: MAAVALNGVKLGTTSQAYLESQPVNDTKVLISDLCRQFYNLGWVSGTGGSITIKVHDESVPKPQQLVIMSPSGVQKERMLPEDMYVLSPTGSVLSSPSPKPYPNKPPKCSDCGPLFMKNVGKRRLISRRKRSWNLNCKAYEMCNAGAVIHSHGIESCLVTMINPLSKEFRITHMEMIKGIKGHGYYDELVVPIIENTAYEYELTESLAKAIEAYPKATAVLVRNHGIYVWGDSWISAKTQAECYHYLFDAAIKLNQLGLDWSTPLHGPIHLGSRKHRDISTKAGTVDSDNKYEPARRCIVLDIEGTTTPISFVTDVLFPYARDNVGRHLSATYDDAETKDDIKLLRSQVQDDLEKGVVGAVPIPSDEAGKEEVVGALVANVESMIKADRKITALKQLQGHIWRTGFEKNELKGVVFEDVPEALMKWHDQGIKVYIYSSGSRLAQRLLFGYSNYGDLRKYLSGFFDTTVGNKKETRSYAEIAESVGVDRPSEVLFVTDVFQEAVAAKAAGLEVIVSIRPGNGALPDSHGFKTINSFSEI; encoded by the exons ATGGCAGCAGTGGCACTGAACGGAGTGAAACTCGGAACGACGTCGCAGGCTTACTTGGAAAGCCAACCAGTCAACGACACCAAGGTTCTGATATCCGACCTGTGCCGCCAGTTCTACAACCTGGGATGGGTGTCGGGGACCGGTGGAAGCATCACAATCAAAGTCCACGATGAGTCTGTTCCTAAGCCTCAGCAACTCGTCATCATGTCTCCCTCTG GCGTTCAGAAGGAGAGAATGTTACCAGAGGACATGTATGTGTTATCTCCCACTGGGTCTGTCTTGAGTTCTCCGTCTCCGAAGCCCTATCCGAACAAGCCTCCCAAGTGTTCCGACTGTGGTCCACTCTTTATGAAG AATGTAGGCAAGAGGCGATTGATTTCGCGGCGAAAAAGGTCATGGAATCTCAATTGCAAG GCATATGAGATGTGCAATGCGGGAGCTGTTATTCATAGTCATGGCATAGAATCTTGTCTTGTAACCATGATCAACCCATTATCCAAAGAATTTCGA ATTACTCATATGGAGATGATAAAAGGAATCAAAGGGCATGGTTATTATGATGAACTTGTGGTCCCGATAATAGAGAATACCGCCTATGAGTATGAGCTCACCGAGTCCCTTGCCAAAGCT ATTGAAGCATACCCCAAAGCAACAGCTGTGCTTGTTCGTAACCATGGCATCTATGTATGGGGAGACTCTTGGATCAGTGCTAAGACTCAG GCCGAATGTTATCACTATCTCTTTGATGCTGCTATCAAACTGAACCAGTTGGGTTTGGATTGGTCTACTCCACTCCATGGTCCTATACATTTAGGAAGTCGTAAGCACAGAGATATATCTACGAAGGCAGGGACTGTGGATTCAGATAACAAATATGAGCCAGCAAGG CGATGCATTGTTCTTGACATTGAGGGAACTACTACTCCCATATCATTTGTGACTGATGTTCTCTTTCCATATGCTCGCGATAATGTGGGGAGGCATTTGTCTGCAACATACGACGATGCAGAAACAAAGGATGACATAAAATTGTTGCGGTCCCAG GTTCAAGATGACCTGGAAAAAGGCGTTGTTGGTGCTGTTCCCATCCCCTCTGACGAAGCTGGGAAAGAGGAGGTTGTTGGAGCTTTGGTTGCTAATGTTGAATCAATGATAAAGGCTGATCGAAAGATCACTGCATTGAAACAATTGCAA GGTCATATATGGCGAACTGGATTTGAAAAGAACGAATTAAAGGGTGTAGTGTTTGAGGATGTACCAGAAGCTCTGATGAAATGGCATGATCAGGGCATAAAG GTGTACATATACTCCAGCGGTAGCAGGTTGGCTCAAAGGCTTTTATTTGGCTACTCAAACTATGGGGACCTGAGAAAATATTTGTCTGGATTTTTTGACACCACAGTGGG GAACAAAAAAGAAACCAGAAGTTATGCTGAAATCgcagaatctgttggagttgatagGCCATCAGAGGTTTTGTTTGTGACGGACGTTTTTCAAGAAGCTGTAGCTGCAAAAGCGGCAG GATTGGAAGTGATTGTTTCTATCAGACCAGGAAATGGGGCTCTTCCAGACTCTCATGGATTTAAGACAATCAATTCTTTCTCAGAGATCTGA
- the LOC133728021 gene encoding VQ motif-containing protein 4-like, translating to MEYTSRPQEQTRDHHHPHHHHQKPPASYSPLNSPTSNGSSNNNNNSGVQTPTTPKLTPRSDSNPYATTFVQADSSNFKHVVQMLTGSSETTTKQTNKHTQESSSSPLSSKNFTIPPVKTAPKKQQGFKLYERRSQNLKNSLMINTLMPNFAHHRSQASSGFSPRHPAEILSPSLLDFPSLTLSPVTPLNDDHFDKSASSPLGNSSSEEDRAIAEKGFYLHPSPRTSTSTPREPEPRLLPLFPVTSPRVSGSSS from the coding sequence ATGGAGTACACATCAAGGCCTCAGGAACAAACCCgagatcatcatcatcctcaccatcatcatcagaagCCGCCTGCTTCATATTCTCCACTAAACTCCCCCACCAGCAAtggcagcagcaacaacaacaacaactccGGAGTTCAAACTCCGACAACTCCAAAGCTGACTCCCAGATCTGACTCCAACCCTTACGCCACCACCTTCGTCCAGGCCGACTCCTCCAACTTCAAGCACGTAGTCCAAATGCTCACCGGCTCATCGGAGACCACAACGAAGCAAACTAACAAGCACACACAGGAGTCATCGTCGTCCCCACTGTCGTCCAAGAACTTCACCATCCCTCCGGTGAAGACCGCGCCGAAGAAGCAGCAGGGCTTCAAGCTCTACGAGAGGAGGAGCCAGAACCTCAAGAACAGCCTGATGATCAATACCCTGATGCCCAATTTTGCCCACCACCGGAGCCAAGCCTCTTCTGGGTTCTCGCCGCGTCACCCGGCCGAGATCTTGTCGCCGAGTCTGCTCGACTTTCCGTCGCTGACGCTGAGCCCGGTGACCCCATTGAACGACGACCATTTTGACAAGTCGGCGTCGTCGCCGTTGGGGAACTCTTCGTCGGAGGAGGATCGGGCTATAGCCGAGAAGGGTTTTTACTTGCACCCGTCTCCGAGAACGAGCACCAGTACTCCCAGAGAGCCAGAGCCCCGGCTTTTGCCATTGTTTCCGGTCACTTCGCCGAGAGTTTCAGGGTCGTCTTCTTGA